In a genomic window of Streptomyces koelreuteriae:
- a CDS encoding ATP-binding protein translates to MRHRTLIGRFPVQANGASTPWRGAKEVSGVALVVAQEVPTSSSMAVPHGPAGVGKARHRMRSQLRSGGVADSVIDDAVLILSELLSNACKHGRPLGDALSGDGDVRAAWRVDTAGRLIVEVTDGGGPTRPAPATPSVTAHGGRGLNIITALADDWGVRDDIRGEVTVWVIVHDDVYDPDAGHRRDDFVTRVAAPAVSQIPGLDFADAFEDMD, encoded by the coding sequence ATGCGTCACAGGACGTTGATTGGCCGGTTTCCGGTTCAGGCCAATGGGGCATCCACACCGTGGCGTGGGGCGAAGGAGGTCTCGGGGGTGGCGTTGGTGGTGGCACAGGAGGTGCCCACGTCGTCGAGCATGGCCGTACCCCATGGCCCTGCGGGCGTGGGGAAAGCAAGGCACCGTATGCGTTCACAGTTGCGCAGCGGTGGCGTAGCGGATTCGGTCATCGACGACGCCGTACTGATCCTTTCCGAACTTTTGAGCAACGCGTGCAAACACGGCAGGCCACTCGGCGACGCGCTGTCCGGTGACGGCGACGTCCGTGCCGCGTGGCGTGTGGACACGGCCGGCCGACTCATCGTCGAGGTCACGGACGGCGGCGGCCCGACCCGCCCCGCCCCGGCGACCCCGTCGGTCACGGCGCACGGCGGCCGCGGGCTGAACATCATCACCGCGCTGGCCGACGACTGGGGCGTCCGCGACGACATCCGCGGCGAGGTCACGGTGTGGGTCATCGTCCACGACGACGTGTACGACCCGGACGCCGGCCATCGCCGCGACGACTTCGTGACGCGCGTCGCGGCCCCGGCGGTCTCGCAGATACCCGGACTCGACTTCGCGGACGCCTTCGAGGACATGGACTGA
- a CDS encoding glycerophosphodiester phosphodiesterase, with the protein MTHARQHVIQVVAHRGASEEAPEHTLAAYTKAIEDGADALECDVRLTADGHLVCVHDRRINRTSNGRGAVSALELADLAALDFGSWKTREAWKGRDEEPDWEHPPEDREATSVLTLERLLSLVADAGRPVELAIETKHPTRWAGQVEERLLALLKRFGLDAPATAEESRVRVMSFSARSLHRVRAASPTLPTVYLTQFVSPRLRDGRLPPGVGIAGPSIRIVRNHPVYVERLKRAGHQVHVWTVNEPEDVDLCIDLGIDAIITNRPRAVLDRLGR; encoded by the coding sequence GTGACCCACGCACGGCAGCATGTGATTCAAGTCGTCGCCCACCGCGGAGCCTCCGAGGAGGCCCCGGAGCACACCCTGGCCGCCTACACCAAGGCGATCGAGGACGGCGCGGACGCCCTCGAGTGCGATGTGCGCCTCACCGCCGACGGCCATCTCGTGTGCGTGCACGACCGCCGGATCAACCGTACGTCCAACGGCCGGGGCGCGGTCTCCGCCCTGGAGCTCGCCGACCTCGCCGCCCTGGACTTCGGCTCGTGGAAGACGCGCGAGGCCTGGAAAGGGCGCGACGAGGAACCCGACTGGGAGCACCCCCCGGAGGACCGCGAGGCGACCTCCGTACTCACCCTGGAGCGGCTGCTCTCACTCGTCGCCGACGCCGGGCGCCCGGTGGAACTGGCCATCGAGACCAAGCACCCCACCCGCTGGGCGGGACAGGTCGAGGAGCGGCTGCTGGCCCTGCTGAAGCGCTTCGGCCTCGACGCCCCGGCCACCGCCGAGGAGTCCCGGGTGCGGGTGATGAGCTTCTCGGCCCGCTCGCTGCACCGGGTGCGCGCCGCCTCGCCGACCCTGCCGACGGTCTATCTGACGCAGTTCGTCTCGCCCCGTCTGCGCGACGGGCGGCTGCCCCCGGGCGTGGGGATCGCGGGCCCCTCGATCCGGATCGTGCGCAACCACCCCGTCTATGTGGAGCGCCTGAAGCGGGCCGGCCACCAGGTGCACGTGTGGACCGTGAACGAGCCGGAGGACGTGGATCTCTGCATCGACCTCGGTATCGACGCCATCATCACCAACCGTCCGCGCGCCGTGCTGGACCGCCTCGGCCGCTGA